The proteins below are encoded in one region of Ricinus communis isolate WT05 ecotype wild-type chromosome 6, ASM1957865v1, whole genome shotgun sequence:
- the LOC8279080 gene encoding SHUGOSHIN 1 isoform X3 gives MDGDVVLNKENQNVKGNKMKGDEKAKGFTVVGNMPRKKLGDISNLPQKNQDMRPPSVSLNTKDYIHKLHQENLTLVKLIADRNKIIQSHALELQKSRTQCQQVQEKNLELARLNSQMLAELNSNKDRLKVVQHDLGCKNGLLKAMQLEIGAETTRGGEIGNFSKAHNRDKVLCSKRRKRLDPTSVKPVKTKEKIDKNRTSARSKAGEQDLFNDTFEISDALDPPMDKPVEAEKKIDEKRLCLRRQSDRFKTVKQETANDSFQITDALDPPTDKPVEENKVDEKRLCSRRQSARLKAAEQGTANDSFWVSNALGPSMDKPNEAEKRIDEKRLCSRRQSARLKAAEQDTANDSFQISDALDPPMDKPVEAEKKIGEKRQSARLKAAEQEAADGPFQITDALDPTMVKPHQAEKKADNKRLCSRKQSARFESQEQVQEPTEDSFQINDAKFPVSSLYEHGPTSSVSAVKVEPEAAYSASGPEAQELRRSSFRPKRQVADKVQSYKEIPLNVKMRRPH, from the exons ATGGATGGTGACGTAGTtcttaataaagaaaatcaaaatgttAAAG GTAACAAAATGAAAGGAGATGAAAAGGCAAAGGGATTTACTGTTGTTGGAAACATGCCAAGGAAAAAGCTTGGTGACATTAGTAACTTGCCCCAGAAAAACCAAGATATGAGACCCCCATCTGTTTCACTTAATACTAAAGATTATattcacaaacttcatcag gAAAATCTGACACTAGTGAAGCTTATTGCGGATAGAAA TAAAATCATTCAATCACATGCACTTGAATTACAGAAATCGAGAACACAATGTCAACAAGTACAAGAAAAGAATCTGGAGCTTGCCCGGTTAAACAGTCAGATGTTGGCG GAACTAAATTCGAATAAAGATAGG CTTAAGGTGGTTCAACATGATCTGGGATGCAAAAATGGTTTGCTTAAGGCAATGCAATTGGAAATTGGG GCCGAAACCACCAGAGGTGGTGAAATTGGGAATTTTTCTAAAGCACACAATAGGGACAAAGTACTTTGTAGTAAACGGAGGAAGC GTTTGGACCCTACTAGTGTTAAACCAGTCAAAACTAAAGAGAAGATTGATAAGAATAG GACATCTGCTAGATCGAAAGCTGGAGAACAAGATCTGTTCAATGATACATTCGAGATAAGTGATGCTCTGGATCCTCCTATGGATAAACCAGTTGAagctgaaaagaaaattgatgaaaagag GCTTTGTTTGAGAAGGCAATCTGATAGGTTTAAAACCGTGAAACAAGAAACAGCAAATGATTCATTTCAGATAACTGATGCGTTGGATCCTCCTACAGATAAACCAGTTGAAGAAAATAAGGTTGATGAAAAGAG GCTTTGTTCGAGAAGGCAATCTGCTAGGTTAAAAGCTGCAGAACAAGGCACAGCTAATGATTCATTTTGGGTAAGTAATGCTTTGGGTCCTTCTATGGATAAACCAAATGAAGCTGAGAAGAGGATTGATGAAAAGAG GCTTTGTTCAAGAAGGCAATCTGCTAGGTTAAAAGCTGCAGAACAAGACACAGCTAATGATTCATTTCAGATAAGTGATGCTTTAGATCCTCCAATGGATAAACCAGTTGAagctgaaaagaaaattggtgAAAAGAG GCAATCTGCTAGGCTTAAAGCTGCGGAACAAGAAGCAGCTGATGGTCCATTTCAGATAACCGATGCTTTGGATCCTACCATGGTGAAACCACACCAGGCTGAAAAGAAGGCTGATAACAAGAG GCTTTGTTCAAGAAAGCAGTCTGCTAGATTTGAAAGTCAAGAACAAGTACAAGAACCAACTGAAGACTCGTTTCAGATAAATGATGCTAAATTTCCAGTCTCTTCTCTGTATGAACATGGTCCTACATCATCAGTTTCAGCAGTCAAAGTTGAACCTGAAGCAGCATATAGTGCCTCTGGACCTGAAGCTCAGGAATTGCGAAGGTCATCTTTTCGACCTAAGCGTCAAGTGGCTGATAAGGTTCAGTCCTACAAGGAAATTCCACTTAATGTCAAGATGCGGAGACCTCACTGA
- the LOC8279080 gene encoding SHUGOSHIN 2 isoform X4, whose amino-acid sequence MDGDVVLNKENQNVKGNKMKGDEKAKGFTVVGNMPRKKLGDISNLPQKNQDMRPPSVSLNTKDYIHKLHQENLTLVKLIADRNKIIQSHALELQKSRTQCQQVQEKNLELARLNSQMLAELNSNKDRLKVVQHDLGCKNGLLKAMQLEIGDKANMVRCNIHGNEAETTRGGEIGNFSKAHNRDKVLCSKRRKRLDPTSVKPVKTKEKIDKNRTSARSKAGEQDLFNDTFEISDALDPPMDKPVEAEKKIDEKRLCSRRQSARLKAAEQGTANDSFWVSNALGPSMDKPNEAEKRIDEKRLCSRRQSARLKAAEQDTANDSFQISDALDPPMDKPVEAEKKIGEKRQSARLKAAEQEAADGPFQITDALDPTMVKPHQAEKKADNKRLCSRKQSARFESQEQVQEPTEDSFQINDAKFPVSSLYEHGPTSSVSAVKVEPEAAYSASGPEAQELRRSSFRPKRQVADKVQSYKEIPLNVKMRRPH is encoded by the exons ATGGATGGTGACGTAGTtcttaataaagaaaatcaaaatgttAAAG GTAACAAAATGAAAGGAGATGAAAAGGCAAAGGGATTTACTGTTGTTGGAAACATGCCAAGGAAAAAGCTTGGTGACATTAGTAACTTGCCCCAGAAAAACCAAGATATGAGACCCCCATCTGTTTCACTTAATACTAAAGATTATattcacaaacttcatcag gAAAATCTGACACTAGTGAAGCTTATTGCGGATAGAAA TAAAATCATTCAATCACATGCACTTGAATTACAGAAATCGAGAACACAATGTCAACAAGTACAAGAAAAGAATCTGGAGCTTGCCCGGTTAAACAGTCAGATGTTGGCG GAACTAAATTCGAATAAAGATAGG CTTAAGGTGGTTCAACATGATCTGGGATGCAAAAATGGTTTGCTTAAGGCAATGCAATTGGAAATTGGG GACAAAGCAAATATGGTAAGATGCAATATTCATGGAAATGAG GCCGAAACCACCAGAGGTGGTGAAATTGGGAATTTTTCTAAAGCACACAATAGGGACAAAGTACTTTGTAGTAAACGGAGGAAGC GTTTGGACCCTACTAGTGTTAAACCAGTCAAAACTAAAGAGAAGATTGATAAGAATAG GACATCTGCTAGATCGAAAGCTGGAGAACAAGATCTGTTCAATGATACATTCGAGATAAGTGATGCTCTGGATCCTCCTATGGATAAACCAGTTGAagctgaaaagaaaattgatgaaaagag GCTTTGTTCGAGAAGGCAATCTGCTAGGTTAAAAGCTGCAGAACAAGGCACAGCTAATGATTCATTTTGGGTAAGTAATGCTTTGGGTCCTTCTATGGATAAACCAAATGAAGCTGAGAAGAGGATTGATGAAAAGAG GCTTTGTTCAAGAAGGCAATCTGCTAGGTTAAAAGCTGCAGAACAAGACACAGCTAATGATTCATTTCAGATAAGTGATGCTTTAGATCCTCCAATGGATAAACCAGTTGAagctgaaaagaaaattggtgAAAAGAG GCAATCTGCTAGGCTTAAAGCTGCGGAACAAGAAGCAGCTGATGGTCCATTTCAGATAACCGATGCTTTGGATCCTACCATGGTGAAACCACACCAGGCTGAAAAGAAGGCTGATAACAAGAG GCTTTGTTCAAGAAAGCAGTCTGCTAGATTTGAAAGTCAAGAACAAGTACAAGAACCAACTGAAGACTCGTTTCAGATAAATGATGCTAAATTTCCAGTCTCTTCTCTGTATGAACATGGTCCTACATCATCAGTTTCAGCAGTCAAAGTTGAACCTGAAGCAGCATATAGTGCCTCTGGACCTGAAGCTCAGGAATTGCGAAGGTCATCTTTTCGACCTAAGCGTCAAGTGGCTGATAAGGTTCAGTCCTACAAGGAAATTCCACTTAATGTCAAGATGCGGAGACCTCACTGA
- the LOC8279080 gene encoding SHUGOSHIN 1 isoform X5, protein MDGDVVLNKENQNVKGNKMKGDEKAKGFTVVGNMPRKKLGDISNLPQKNQDMRPPSVSLNTKDYIHKLHQENLTLVKLIADRNKIIQSHALELQKSRTQCQQVQEKNLELARLNSQMLAELNSNKDRLKVVQHDLGCKNGLLKAMQLEIGDKANMVRCNIHGNEAETTRGGEIGNFSKAHNRDKVLCSKRRKRLDPTSVKPVKTKEKIDKNRTSARSKAGEQDLFNDTFEISDALDPPMDKPVEAEKKIDEKRLCLRRQSDRFKTVKQETANDSFQITDALDPPTDKPVEENKVDEKRLCSRRQSARLKAAEQDTANDSFQISDALDPPMDKPVEAEKKIGEKRQSARLKAAEQEAADGPFQITDALDPTMVKPHQAEKKADNKRLCSRKQSARFESQEQVQEPTEDSFQINDAKFPVSSLYEHGPTSSVSAVKVEPEAAYSASGPEAQELRRSSFRPKRQVADKVQSYKEIPLNVKMRRPH, encoded by the exons ATGGATGGTGACGTAGTtcttaataaagaaaatcaaaatgttAAAG GTAACAAAATGAAAGGAGATGAAAAGGCAAAGGGATTTACTGTTGTTGGAAACATGCCAAGGAAAAAGCTTGGTGACATTAGTAACTTGCCCCAGAAAAACCAAGATATGAGACCCCCATCTGTTTCACTTAATACTAAAGATTATattcacaaacttcatcag gAAAATCTGACACTAGTGAAGCTTATTGCGGATAGAAA TAAAATCATTCAATCACATGCACTTGAATTACAGAAATCGAGAACACAATGTCAACAAGTACAAGAAAAGAATCTGGAGCTTGCCCGGTTAAACAGTCAGATGTTGGCG GAACTAAATTCGAATAAAGATAGG CTTAAGGTGGTTCAACATGATCTGGGATGCAAAAATGGTTTGCTTAAGGCAATGCAATTGGAAATTGGG GACAAAGCAAATATGGTAAGATGCAATATTCATGGAAATGAG GCCGAAACCACCAGAGGTGGTGAAATTGGGAATTTTTCTAAAGCACACAATAGGGACAAAGTACTTTGTAGTAAACGGAGGAAGC GTTTGGACCCTACTAGTGTTAAACCAGTCAAAACTAAAGAGAAGATTGATAAGAATAG GACATCTGCTAGATCGAAAGCTGGAGAACAAGATCTGTTCAATGATACATTCGAGATAAGTGATGCTCTGGATCCTCCTATGGATAAACCAGTTGAagctgaaaagaaaattgatgaaaagag GCTTTGTTTGAGAAGGCAATCTGATAGGTTTAAAACCGTGAAACAAGAAACAGCAAATGATTCATTTCAGATAACTGATGCGTTGGATCCTCCTACAGATAAACCAGTTGAAGAAAATAAGGTTGATGAAAAGAG GCTTTGTTCAAGAAGGCAATCTGCTAGGTTAAAAGCTGCAGAACAAGACACAGCTAATGATTCATTTCAGATAAGTGATGCTTTAGATCCTCCAATGGATAAACCAGTTGAagctgaaaagaaaattggtgAAAAGAG GCAATCTGCTAGGCTTAAAGCTGCGGAACAAGAAGCAGCTGATGGTCCATTTCAGATAACCGATGCTTTGGATCCTACCATGGTGAAACCACACCAGGCTGAAAAGAAGGCTGATAACAAGAG GCTTTGTTCAAGAAAGCAGTCTGCTAGATTTGAAAGTCAAGAACAAGTACAAGAACCAACTGAAGACTCGTTTCAGATAAATGATGCTAAATTTCCAGTCTCTTCTCTGTATGAACATGGTCCTACATCATCAGTTTCAGCAGTCAAAGTTGAACCTGAAGCAGCATATAGTGCCTCTGGACCTGAAGCTCAGGAATTGCGAAGGTCATCTTTTCGACCTAAGCGTCAAGTGGCTGATAAGGTTCAGTCCTACAAGGAAATTCCACTTAATGTCAAGATGCGGAGACCTCACTGA
- the LOC8279080 gene encoding SHUGOSHIN 1 isoform X2, producing the protein MDGDVVLNKENQNVKGNKMKGDEKAKGFTVVGNMPRKKLGDISNLPQKNQDMRPPSVSLNTKDYIHKLHQENLTLVKLIADRNKIIQSHALELQKSRTQCQQVQEKNLELARLNSQMLAELNSNKDRLKVVQHDLGCKNGLLKAMQLEIGDKANMVRCNIHGNEAETTRGGEIGNFSKAHNRDKVLCSKRRKRLDPTSVKPVKTKEKIDKNRSKAGEQDLFNDTFEISDALDPPMDKPVEAEKKIDEKRLCLRRQSDRFKTVKQETANDSFQITDALDPPTDKPVEENKVDEKRLCSRRQSARLKAAEQGTANDSFWVSNALGPSMDKPNEAEKRIDEKRLCSRRQSARLKAAEQDTANDSFQISDALDPPMDKPVEAEKKIGEKRQSARLKAAEQEAADGPFQITDALDPTMVKPHQAEKKADNKRLCSRKQSARFESQEQVQEPTEDSFQINDAKFPVSSLYEHGPTSSVSAVKVEPEAAYSASGPEAQELRRSSFRPKRQVADKVQSYKEIPLNVKMRRPH; encoded by the exons ATGGATGGTGACGTAGTtcttaataaagaaaatcaaaatgttAAAG GTAACAAAATGAAAGGAGATGAAAAGGCAAAGGGATTTACTGTTGTTGGAAACATGCCAAGGAAAAAGCTTGGTGACATTAGTAACTTGCCCCAGAAAAACCAAGATATGAGACCCCCATCTGTTTCACTTAATACTAAAGATTATattcacaaacttcatcag gAAAATCTGACACTAGTGAAGCTTATTGCGGATAGAAA TAAAATCATTCAATCACATGCACTTGAATTACAGAAATCGAGAACACAATGTCAACAAGTACAAGAAAAGAATCTGGAGCTTGCCCGGTTAAACAGTCAGATGTTGGCG GAACTAAATTCGAATAAAGATAGG CTTAAGGTGGTTCAACATGATCTGGGATGCAAAAATGGTTTGCTTAAGGCAATGCAATTGGAAATTGGG GACAAAGCAAATATGGTAAGATGCAATATTCATGGAAATGAG GCCGAAACCACCAGAGGTGGTGAAATTGGGAATTTTTCTAAAGCACACAATAGGGACAAAGTACTTTGTAGTAAACGGAGGAAGC GTTTGGACCCTACTAGTGTTAAACCAGTCAAAACTAAAGAGAAGATTGATAAGAATAG ATCGAAAGCTGGAGAACAAGATCTGTTCAATGATACATTCGAGATAAGTGATGCTCTGGATCCTCCTATGGATAAACCAGTTGAagctgaaaagaaaattgatgaaaagag GCTTTGTTTGAGAAGGCAATCTGATAGGTTTAAAACCGTGAAACAAGAAACAGCAAATGATTCATTTCAGATAACTGATGCGTTGGATCCTCCTACAGATAAACCAGTTGAAGAAAATAAGGTTGATGAAAAGAG GCTTTGTTCGAGAAGGCAATCTGCTAGGTTAAAAGCTGCAGAACAAGGCACAGCTAATGATTCATTTTGGGTAAGTAATGCTTTGGGTCCTTCTATGGATAAACCAAATGAAGCTGAGAAGAGGATTGATGAAAAGAG GCTTTGTTCAAGAAGGCAATCTGCTAGGTTAAAAGCTGCAGAACAAGACACAGCTAATGATTCATTTCAGATAAGTGATGCTTTAGATCCTCCAATGGATAAACCAGTTGAagctgaaaagaaaattggtgAAAAGAG GCAATCTGCTAGGCTTAAAGCTGCGGAACAAGAAGCAGCTGATGGTCCATTTCAGATAACCGATGCTTTGGATCCTACCATGGTGAAACCACACCAGGCTGAAAAGAAGGCTGATAACAAGAG GCTTTGTTCAAGAAAGCAGTCTGCTAGATTTGAAAGTCAAGAACAAGTACAAGAACCAACTGAAGACTCGTTTCAGATAAATGATGCTAAATTTCCAGTCTCTTCTCTGTATGAACATGGTCCTACATCATCAGTTTCAGCAGTCAAAGTTGAACCTGAAGCAGCATATAGTGCCTCTGGACCTGAAGCTCAGGAATTGCGAAGGTCATCTTTTCGACCTAAGCGTCAAGTGGCTGATAAGGTTCAGTCCTACAAGGAAATTCCACTTAATGTCAAGATGCGGAGACCTCACTGA
- the LOC8279080 gene encoding SHUGOSHIN 1 isoform X7, with product MLKKSRTQCQQVQEKNLELARLNSQMLAELNSNKDRLKVVQHDLGCKNGLLKAMQLEIGDKANMVRCNIHGNEAETTRGGEIGNFSKAHNRDKVLCSKRRKRLDPTSVKPVKTKEKIDKNRTSARSKAGEQDLFNDTFEISDALDPPMDKPVEAEKKIDEKRLCLRRQSDRFKTVKQETANDSFQITDALDPPTDKPVEENKVDEKRLCSRRQSARLKAAEQGTANDSFWVSNALGPSMDKPNEAEKRIDEKRLCSRRQSARLKAAEQDTANDSFQISDALDPPMDKPVEAEKKIGEKRQSARLKAAEQEAADGPFQITDALDPTMVKPHQAEKKADNKRLCSRKQSARFESQEQVQEPTEDSFQINDAKFPVSSLYEHGPTSSVSAVKVEPEAAYSASGPEAQELRRSSFRPKRQVADKVQSYKEIPLNVKMRRPH from the exons atgttAAAG AAATCGAGAACACAATGTCAACAAGTACAAGAAAAGAATCTGGAGCTTGCCCGGTTAAACAGTCAGATGTTGGCG GAACTAAATTCGAATAAAGATAGG CTTAAGGTGGTTCAACATGATCTGGGATGCAAAAATGGTTTGCTTAAGGCAATGCAATTGGAAATTGGG GACAAAGCAAATATGGTAAGATGCAATATTCATGGAAATGAG GCCGAAACCACCAGAGGTGGTGAAATTGGGAATTTTTCTAAAGCACACAATAGGGACAAAGTACTTTGTAGTAAACGGAGGAAGC GTTTGGACCCTACTAGTGTTAAACCAGTCAAAACTAAAGAGAAGATTGATAAGAATAG GACATCTGCTAGATCGAAAGCTGGAGAACAAGATCTGTTCAATGATACATTCGAGATAAGTGATGCTCTGGATCCTCCTATGGATAAACCAGTTGAagctgaaaagaaaattgatgaaaagag GCTTTGTTTGAGAAGGCAATCTGATAGGTTTAAAACCGTGAAACAAGAAACAGCAAATGATTCATTTCAGATAACTGATGCGTTGGATCCTCCTACAGATAAACCAGTTGAAGAAAATAAGGTTGATGAAAAGAG GCTTTGTTCGAGAAGGCAATCTGCTAGGTTAAAAGCTGCAGAACAAGGCACAGCTAATGATTCATTTTGGGTAAGTAATGCTTTGGGTCCTTCTATGGATAAACCAAATGAAGCTGAGAAGAGGATTGATGAAAAGAG GCTTTGTTCAAGAAGGCAATCTGCTAGGTTAAAAGCTGCAGAACAAGACACAGCTAATGATTCATTTCAGATAAGTGATGCTTTAGATCCTCCAATGGATAAACCAGTTGAagctgaaaagaaaattggtgAAAAGAG GCAATCTGCTAGGCTTAAAGCTGCGGAACAAGAAGCAGCTGATGGTCCATTTCAGATAACCGATGCTTTGGATCCTACCATGGTGAAACCACACCAGGCTGAAAAGAAGGCTGATAACAAGAG GCTTTGTTCAAGAAAGCAGTCTGCTAGATTTGAAAGTCAAGAACAAGTACAAGAACCAACTGAAGACTCGTTTCAGATAAATGATGCTAAATTTCCAGTCTCTTCTCTGTATGAACATGGTCCTACATCATCAGTTTCAGCAGTCAAAGTTGAACCTGAAGCAGCATATAGTGCCTCTGGACCTGAAGCTCAGGAATTGCGAAGGTCATCTTTTCGACCTAAGCGTCAAGTGGCTGATAAGGTTCAGTCCTACAAGGAAATTCCACTTAATGTCAAGATGCGGAGACCTCACTGA
- the LOC8279080 gene encoding SHUGOSHIN 1 isoform X1, producing MDGDVVLNKENQNVKGNKMKGDEKAKGFTVVGNMPRKKLGDISNLPQKNQDMRPPSVSLNTKDYIHKLHQENLTLVKLIADRNKIIQSHALELQKSRTQCQQVQEKNLELARLNSQMLAELNSNKDRLKVVQHDLGCKNGLLKAMQLEIGDKANMVRCNIHGNEAETTRGGEIGNFSKAHNRDKVLCSKRRKRLDPTSVKPVKTKEKIDKNRTSARSKAGEQDLFNDTFEISDALDPPMDKPVEAEKKIDEKRLCLRRQSDRFKTVKQETANDSFQITDALDPPTDKPVEENKVDEKRLCSRRQSARLKAAEQGTANDSFWVSNALGPSMDKPNEAEKRIDEKRLCSRRQSARLKAAEQDTANDSFQISDALDPPMDKPVEAEKKIGEKRQSARLKAAEQEAADGPFQITDALDPTMVKPHQAEKKADNKRLCSRKQSARFESQEQVQEPTEDSFQINDAKFPVSSLYEHGPTSSVSAVKVEPEAAYSASGPEAQELRRSSFRPKRQVADKVQSYKEIPLNVKMRRPH from the exons ATGGATGGTGACGTAGTtcttaataaagaaaatcaaaatgttAAAG GTAACAAAATGAAAGGAGATGAAAAGGCAAAGGGATTTACTGTTGTTGGAAACATGCCAAGGAAAAAGCTTGGTGACATTAGTAACTTGCCCCAGAAAAACCAAGATATGAGACCCCCATCTGTTTCACTTAATACTAAAGATTATattcacaaacttcatcag gAAAATCTGACACTAGTGAAGCTTATTGCGGATAGAAA TAAAATCATTCAATCACATGCACTTGAATTACAGAAATCGAGAACACAATGTCAACAAGTACAAGAAAAGAATCTGGAGCTTGCCCGGTTAAACAGTCAGATGTTGGCG GAACTAAATTCGAATAAAGATAGG CTTAAGGTGGTTCAACATGATCTGGGATGCAAAAATGGTTTGCTTAAGGCAATGCAATTGGAAATTGGG GACAAAGCAAATATGGTAAGATGCAATATTCATGGAAATGAG GCCGAAACCACCAGAGGTGGTGAAATTGGGAATTTTTCTAAAGCACACAATAGGGACAAAGTACTTTGTAGTAAACGGAGGAAGC GTTTGGACCCTACTAGTGTTAAACCAGTCAAAACTAAAGAGAAGATTGATAAGAATAG GACATCTGCTAGATCGAAAGCTGGAGAACAAGATCTGTTCAATGATACATTCGAGATAAGTGATGCTCTGGATCCTCCTATGGATAAACCAGTTGAagctgaaaagaaaattgatgaaaagag GCTTTGTTTGAGAAGGCAATCTGATAGGTTTAAAACCGTGAAACAAGAAACAGCAAATGATTCATTTCAGATAACTGATGCGTTGGATCCTCCTACAGATAAACCAGTTGAAGAAAATAAGGTTGATGAAAAGAG GCTTTGTTCGAGAAGGCAATCTGCTAGGTTAAAAGCTGCAGAACAAGGCACAGCTAATGATTCATTTTGGGTAAGTAATGCTTTGGGTCCTTCTATGGATAAACCAAATGAAGCTGAGAAGAGGATTGATGAAAAGAG GCTTTGTTCAAGAAGGCAATCTGCTAGGTTAAAAGCTGCAGAACAAGACACAGCTAATGATTCATTTCAGATAAGTGATGCTTTAGATCCTCCAATGGATAAACCAGTTGAagctgaaaagaaaattggtgAAAAGAG GCAATCTGCTAGGCTTAAAGCTGCGGAACAAGAAGCAGCTGATGGTCCATTTCAGATAACCGATGCTTTGGATCCTACCATGGTGAAACCACACCAGGCTGAAAAGAAGGCTGATAACAAGAG GCTTTGTTCAAGAAAGCAGTCTGCTAGATTTGAAAGTCAAGAACAAGTACAAGAACCAACTGAAGACTCGTTTCAGATAAATGATGCTAAATTTCCAGTCTCTTCTCTGTATGAACATGGTCCTACATCATCAGTTTCAGCAGTCAAAGTTGAACCTGAAGCAGCATATAGTGCCTCTGGACCTGAAGCTCAGGAATTGCGAAGGTCATCTTTTCGACCTAAGCGTCAAGTGGCTGATAAGGTTCAGTCCTACAAGGAAATTCCACTTAATGTCAAGATGCGGAGACCTCACTGA
- the LOC8279080 gene encoding SHUGOSHIN 2 isoform X6 translates to MDGDVVLNKENQNVKGNKMKGDEKAKGFTVVGNMPRKKLGDISNLPQKNQDMRPPSVSLNTKDYIHKLHQENLTLVKLIADRNKIIQSHALELQKSRTQCQQVQEKNLELARLNSQMLAELNSNKDRLKVVQHDLGCKNGLLKAMQLEIGDKANMVRCNIHGNEAETTRGGEIGNFSKAHNRDKVLCSKRRKRLDPTSVKPVKTKEKIDKNRTSARSKAGEQDLFNDTFEISDALDPPMDKPVEAEKKIDEKRLCLRRQSDRFKTVKQETANDSFQITDALDPPTDKPVEENKVDEKRLCSRRQSARLKAAEQGTANDSFWVSNALGPSMDKPNEAEKRIDEKRLCSRRQSARLKAAEQDTANDSFQISDALDPPMDKPVEAEKKIGEKRQSARLKAAEQEAADGPFQITDALDPTMVKPHQAEKKADNKRDEETLV, encoded by the exons ATGGATGGTGACGTAGTtcttaataaagaaaatcaaaatgttAAAG GTAACAAAATGAAAGGAGATGAAAAGGCAAAGGGATTTACTGTTGTTGGAAACATGCCAAGGAAAAAGCTTGGTGACATTAGTAACTTGCCCCAGAAAAACCAAGATATGAGACCCCCATCTGTTTCACTTAATACTAAAGATTATattcacaaacttcatcag gAAAATCTGACACTAGTGAAGCTTATTGCGGATAGAAA TAAAATCATTCAATCACATGCACTTGAATTACAGAAATCGAGAACACAATGTCAACAAGTACAAGAAAAGAATCTGGAGCTTGCCCGGTTAAACAGTCAGATGTTGGCG GAACTAAATTCGAATAAAGATAGG CTTAAGGTGGTTCAACATGATCTGGGATGCAAAAATGGTTTGCTTAAGGCAATGCAATTGGAAATTGGG GACAAAGCAAATATGGTAAGATGCAATATTCATGGAAATGAG GCCGAAACCACCAGAGGTGGTGAAATTGGGAATTTTTCTAAAGCACACAATAGGGACAAAGTACTTTGTAGTAAACGGAGGAAGC GTTTGGACCCTACTAGTGTTAAACCAGTCAAAACTAAAGAGAAGATTGATAAGAATAG GACATCTGCTAGATCGAAAGCTGGAGAACAAGATCTGTTCAATGATACATTCGAGATAAGTGATGCTCTGGATCCTCCTATGGATAAACCAGTTGAagctgaaaagaaaattgatgaaaagag GCTTTGTTTGAGAAGGCAATCTGATAGGTTTAAAACCGTGAAACAAGAAACAGCAAATGATTCATTTCAGATAACTGATGCGTTGGATCCTCCTACAGATAAACCAGTTGAAGAAAATAAGGTTGATGAAAAGAG GCTTTGTTCGAGAAGGCAATCTGCTAGGTTAAAAGCTGCAGAACAAGGCACAGCTAATGATTCATTTTGGGTAAGTAATGCTTTGGGTCCTTCTATGGATAAACCAAATGAAGCTGAGAAGAGGATTGATGAAAAGAG GCTTTGTTCAAGAAGGCAATCTGCTAGGTTAAAAGCTGCAGAACAAGACACAGCTAATGATTCATTTCAGATAAGTGATGCTTTAGATCCTCCAATGGATAAACCAGTTGAagctgaaaagaaaattggtgAAAAGAG GCAATCTGCTAGGCTTAAAGCTGCGGAACAAGAAGCAGCTGATGGTCCATTTCAGATAACCGATGCTTTGGATCCTACCATGGTGAAACCACACCAGGCTGAAAAGAAGGCTGATAACAAGAG AGATGAAGAAACACTTGTTTGA